A single region of the Sciurus carolinensis chromosome 16, mSciCar1.2, whole genome shotgun sequence genome encodes:
- the Gramd1a gene encoding protein Aster-A isoform X5 encodes MLSPTYKQRNEDFRKLFSKLPEAERLIVDYSCALQREILLQGRLYLSENWICFYSNIFRWETTISIQLKEVTCLKKEKTAKLIPNAIQICTESEKHFFTSFGARDRCFLLIFRLWQNALLEKTLSPRELWHLVHQCYGSELGLTSEDEDYVCPLQLNGLGSPKDVGDVIALSDITPSGAADHSQEPSPVGSRRGRLTPNLSRASSDADHGAEEDKEEQTDSQPDASSSQTVTPVAEPLSTEPTPPDEPTSLGPLDLLPREELLTDTSNSSSSTGEEADLAALLPDLSGRLLINSVFHVGAERLQQMLFSDSPFLQGFLQQCKFTDVTLSPWSGDSKCHQRRVLTYTIPISNPLGPKSASVVETQTLFRRGPQAGGCVVDSEVLTQGIPYQDYFYTAHRYCILGLARNKARLRVSSEIRYRKQPWSLVKSLIEKNSWSGIEDYFHHLERELAKAEKPSLEEGGKDARGLLSGLRRRKRPLSWRGHGDGPQHPDPDPCTRAGMHTSGSLSSRFSEPSMDQGPGAGIPSALVLISIVICVSLVVLVALNALLFYRLWSLERTAHTFESWHSLALAKGKFPQTATEWAEILALQKQFHSVEVHKWRQILRASVELLDEMKFSLEKLHQGITVSDPPFDTQPQSEDSFS; translated from the exons ATGCTGAGCCCCACCTACAAACAGCGCAATGAGGACTTCCGGAAACTGTTCAGCAAACTCCCTGAAGCTGAGCGCCTCATCGTGG ATTACTCCTGCGCCCTGCAGCGGGAGATCCTCCTTCAGGGGCGCCTCTATCTCTCCGAGAACTGGATCTGCTTCTACAGCAACATCTTCCGCTGGGAGACCACG ATTTCCATCCAGTTGAAGGAAGTGACGTGtctgaagaaggaaaagacagCCAAGCTGATCCCCAATGCCATTCAGATCTGTACAGAGAGCGAGAAG CACTTCTTCACTTCCTTTGGCGCCCGTGACCGCTGCTTCCTCCTTATCTTCCGCCTCTGGCAGAATGCACTGCTTGAAAAG ACGCTGAGTCCCCGCGAGCTCTGGCACCTGGTGCATCAATGCTACGGCTCCGAGCTGGGCCTCACCAGTGAGGACGAGGACTACGTCTGCCCCTTGCAGCTGAATGGTCTGGG GAGCCCCAAGGATGTGGGAGATGTAATTGCCCTGAGCGACATCACCCCCTCTGGGGCTGCCGACCACAGCCAGGAGCCAAGCCCTGTGGGCTCACGCCGAGGCCGCCTCACCCCCAACCTGTCCCGGGCCAGCAGCGATGCAGACCATGGG gcagaggaggacaaggaggagcaGACGGACAGCCAGCCAGACGCCTCCTCCAGCCAAACGGTGACCCCAGTGGCAGAACCCCTGAGTACAGAGCCCACCCCGCCTGACGAGCCCACTTCCCTGGGCCCCTTGGACTTGCTGCCCAGGGAGGAGCTGTTGACCGACACGAGTAACTCCTCTTCATCCACCGGGGAGGAAG CCGACCTGGCCGCCCTGCTTCCCGACCTCTCTGGCCGCCTCCTCATCAACTCGGTCTTCCACGTGGGTGCCGAGCGGCTGCAGCAGATGCTCTTCTCAGACTCGCCCTTCCTCCAGGGATTCCTGCAGCAGTGCAAGTTCACAG ATGTGACCTTGAGCCCCTGGAGTGGGGACAGCAAGTGCCACCAGCGCCGTGTGCTGACTTACACCATTCCCATCAGCAACCCACTGGGCCCCAAGAGCGCCTCCGTGGTGGAGACACAG ACGCTGTTCCGGCGCGGCCCACAGGCGGGCGGGTGCGTGGTGGACTCAGAGGTGCTGACGCAGGGCATCCCGTACCAGGACTACTTCTACACCGCCCACCGCTACTGCATCCTGGGCCTCGCCCGGAACAAGGCCCGGCTCCG AGTGTCCTCGGAGATCCGCTACCGGAAGCAGCCGTGGAGCCTGGTGAAGTCCCTGATTGAGAAGAACTCCTGGAGTGGCATCGAGGATTACTTCCATCACCTGG AGCGAGAGCTCGCTAAGGCCGAGAAGCCGTCCCTGGAGGAAGGCGGGAAGGATGCCCGGGGGCTGCTCTCAGGTCTGCGGAGGCGAAAGCGGCCCCTCAGCTGGAGGGGCCACGGAGACGGGCCCCAGCACCCAGACCCGGACCCCTGCACCCGTGCTGGCATGCACACCTCGG GCTCCCTCAGCTCCCGCTTCTCGGAACCGTCCATGGAccagggccctggggcaggcaTCCCCAGCGCCCTGGTTCTCATCAGCATCGT GATCTGTGTGAG CCTCGTCGTCCTCGTCGCCCTCAACGCCCTCCTCTTTTACCGCCTCTGGTCTCTGGAGAGGACTGCCCATACCTTCGAGTCCTGGCACAGTCTGGCCCTGGCCAAGGG CAAGTTCCCCCAGACGGCCACAGAGTGGGCCGAGATCCTGGCCCTGCAGAAGCAGTTCCACAGCGTGGAGGTGCACAAGTGGAGGCAGATCCTGCGGGCTTCCGTGGAGCTCCTGGACGAG ATGAAGTTCTCGCTGGAGAAGCTACACCAGGGGATCACAGTCTCGGACCCTCCCTTTGACACCCAGCCACAGTCTGAAGACAGCTTCTCCTGA